One segment of Candidatus Goldiibacteriota bacterium DNA contains the following:
- a CDS encoding nucleotidyltransferase family protein, with the protein MSKNKILKVLESEKDTLRKEFGVVKIGLFGSYARGDQKRNSDVDLFVSFDKKADLLSLIGASDYLGKKLRKKVDIVTPNGASKRLVQEISRELISL; encoded by the coding sequence ATGAGTAAAAATAAAATACTTAAAGTCTTAGAGAGCGAAAAAGACACACTCCGTAAAGAGTTTGGCGTTGTGAAAATTGGTTTGTTTGGTTCATATGCCAGAGGCGATCAAAAAAGGAACAGTGATGTTGATTTATTTGTTTCATTTGATAAAAAGGCAGACCTGCTAAGCTTAATCGGCGCGTCTGATTATCTTGGAAAAAAACTAAGGAAAAAAGTTGATATTGTAACGCCCAACGGCGCGTCAAAGCGCCTTGTACAGGAAATATCCAGGGAATTAATCAGTTTATAA